The Geminocystis sp. NIES-3708 genomic sequence CAAATTAAACCACACCCCGGACGTTGTGAATATAATTGATCAGGAATGATTTTTATGGAAAAATATTTAGATTTAATTTTATTAATAATTGGCATAAATCTGAGACGTTTAATAGCATAATTTTCAGCTTGACTTTCTTGAACATCAGCAATATGAGCAATATTATTATTGTTACTATTAACAATATTATATAATTCTTTAATAGTGTTTGAATTCCAGATAATGTCAGCATCAGAAACTAAAATTATTTTGCCTAAACTTTCTTGTATTCCTATGTTTAGATAATAACTTTTTTGAAAATTATTATTATCTTTTATATTAAGTTTTCTAATCTTTTTATTATTTAGTAGTTTGTCTTCTAAGTCTATTAAATCATCACCTGTAATAATAGTGATTAAATCAATCAGTTCAATATTAACAAGAGATGTGATAGTTTGACTTAGAGTATTTCTTCCTTTTACGGGAATTAATACCTCTAATTTAATCTGATTCATGATAATATTTTTGATAATAATAATTTCTATTTTGAGTAATAATTTCAGAAGAATACCAATCTAATTGATAATCATGAGCTAAATGTAAATATAATAATTCGGGAACTTTACAAATACTCAAATTATCAGCAAAGCAATAACGTTGAATTAAATCTTGATCTTCTCCACCCCAACCTATAAAATTTTCATCCCAACCTCCAATTTTGATAATTTTTTCAGTTTCAAAGATTGGTAAAACTCCCATTTTTTCAAAACTAATTAAATGTTTTTTTAAAGCTGTAGGTTGATCTTCTGGAGCAATTTTTGCTCCTTTAATATTATCTTCTAATAAATCAAATTTATATAGATAAGATTCTTCTAACATTAGTCGATAACCTGTCACTAAAAAATCATTACTTTTTGCTGTTAATTGCCAATGTTTAAATAAAGAATTTTTGTAGGGAATTAAATCAATATCATAAGCCATAAGATACTTTGTTTCGACTAATTTTAAGGCAGAATTTAATAAATAAGTTTTATGAAAAATTCCATCACCTTCAATAAAATAATACTTTATCTTTAAATCTAAGGCTTGTTGTTTGATGGTTAGTGTTGGACTCAAATCATTTTCTATTAAAATTATTTCCATGGATGAAAAATAATTATTCTGTTTTTTCGTCCACTTTAGCCAATTATAAAAAGAGTTAAAAGCCAATTCTCTTCGGCGATAAGGAATGAGTAAAGTTAATTGATTTCTCATTATATATTTTAAAAAATTAATGATTAATTATCTTTATAATGTTTTTTTGTATTTATTTTTTATAAAATTGACATCTTTATTGATAAGTATTTCTTTTAACTCCTCTCCTTA encodes the following:
- a CDS encoding galactosyltransferase-related protein, coding for MRNQLTLLIPYRRRELAFNSFYNWLKWTKKQNNYFSSMEIILIENDLSPTLTIKQQALDLKIKYYFIEGDGIFHKTYLLNSALKLVETKYLMAYDIDLIPYKNSLFKHWQLTAKSNDFLVTGYRLMLEESYLYKFDLLEDNIKGAKIAPEDQPTALKKHLISFEKMGVLPIFETEKIIKIGGWDENFIGWGGEDQDLIQRYCFADNLSICKVPELLYLHLAHDYQLDWYSSEIITQNRNYYYQKYYHESD
- a CDS encoding glycosyltransferase codes for the protein MNQIKLEVLIPVKGRNTLSQTITSLVNIELIDLITIITGDDLIDLEDKLLNNKKIRKLNIKDNNNFQKSYYLNIGIQESLGKIILVSDADIIWNSNTIKELYNIVNSNNNNIAHIADVQESQAENYAIKRLRFMPIINKIKSKYFSIKIIPDQLYSQRPGCGLICIHRQSLLNLGGYNERLRGWGWEDQDLLIRAQILDYKIVKISQVIHLSHEDNLRNQSGQNPINTRNQNILTSCEMLSQGIIKGSLNDFITDSSLTINIEIPTFINNCKEI